From Aedes albopictus strain Foshan chromosome 1, AalbF5, whole genome shotgun sequence, one genomic window encodes:
- the LOC134289882 gene encoding uncharacterized protein LOC134289882 codes for MDEFGLLRIDGRLKNLNAPFDTRHPILLPANHQLSWMIARSVHLQTLQGGPSLLLATMRQRFWPLRGRDLARKVVRQCVTCFRCNPTPANQIMAPLPSVRLRPARAFAYSGMDYCGPFFVRPLTGRGTSVKVYVALFVCLVVKAVHLEVVPDLSSVACIAAVKRFVARRGRVLELHCDNATTFVGADRELRNMRKEFQQQFQSQEWADYCSGNGITFRFIPARSPHFGGIWEAGVKSFKYHFRRIMGQKAFSMDQLLTVVAQIESVLNSRPLVPISDSPDDLSAITPGHFLIGEPLVSIPEPDLLQLSPNRVTRLQDMQRSVQDLWRCWSRDYVSQLHQRSKWRRPSLDVKKGQLVLLKEDNYPPLQWPLGRIVETITGSDGRVRVVVVRTAAGDYKRAITKVAVLPIDSGDEDTSQTPSTSMLDG; via the coding sequence ATGGACGAGTTCGGACTTCTTCGGATTGACGGACGGTTGAAGAATCTGAACGCTCCGTTCGATACCCGTCATCCGATCCTGTTGCCAGCCAACCATCAACTGAGCTGGATGATCGCTAGGTCCGTTCATCTGCAGACGCTTCAAGGTGGCCCTTCGCTACTGCTCGCCACAATGCGTCAACGTTTCTGGCCACTTCGGGGGAGGGACTTGGCTCGCAAGGTCGTTCGCCAATGCGTCACGTGTTTCCGATGCAACCCAACACCTGCAAATCAGATCATGGCGCCTCTACCATCAGTTCGCCTCAGACCTGCCCGAGCCTTCGCGTATTCCGGGATGGATTACTGTGGGCCGTTTTTCGTTCGTCCGCTGACTGGGAGAGGTACGTCGGTAAAGGTATACGTCGCGTTATTCGTGTGTTTGGTGGTGAAGGCCGTACACCTCGAAGTCGTGCCGGATCTGTCGTCCGTCGCGTGCATCGCCGCCGTCAAGCGCTTTGTTGCCCGTCGTGGTCGCGTCCTCGAGTTGCATTGCGACAACGCAACTACGTTCGTCGGGGCCGATCGCGAGCTGCGGAATATGCGCAAGGAGTTCCAGCAGCAATTCCAATCCCAGGAATGGGCCGACTACTGCTCCGGAAATGGGATCACGTTCCGTTTCATCCCTGCTCGTTCTCCACACTTCGGAGGCATATGGGAAGCCGGAGTAAAATCATTTAAGTACCACTTTCGTCGGATTATGGGACAGAAGGCTTTTTCCATGGACCAGCTCCTAACCGTCGTGGCACAGATCGAATCTGTCCTAAACTCCCGTCCCCTCGTTCCCATTTCCGATTCCCCCGACGACCTTTCCGCCATAACTCCAGGACACTTCCTGATTGGAGAGCCTCTCGTCTCCATTCCCGAACCCGATCTACTTCAGCTGTCGCCTAATCGCGTCACCCGTTTGCAGGACATGCAACGCTCGGTCCAGGATCTGTGGCGCTGCTGGTCGCGGGACTACGTAAGCCAGCTACATCAACGAAGCAAATGGCGACGGCCATCCCTGGACGTCAAGAAGGGGCAGCTCGTGCTGCTGAAAGAGGACAACTACCCCCCGCTACAGTGGCCACTCGGACGCATCGTCGAGACCATCACCGGTTCGGACGGGCGGGTTCGTGTTGTCGTGGTGAGAACGGCGGCAGGCGACTACAAGCGAGCCATCACAAAGGTCGCGGTGCTCCCCATCGATTCCGGAGACGAGGACACGTCACAAACACCGTCTACAAGCATGTTGGATGGTTGA